Part of the Methanolobus chelungpuianus genome is shown below.
AGAGATACGGATGTTGCCTTTGTTGAGGATATAGCCCGTGGGATGGCGGACTGCGCAAAAGCCTGTGGCACTTCCGTCATAGGCGGTGATATAGACACCCATGACGAGCTGACCATCACCGGAACCGCCCTTGGGACTGTCAGGAAGGAAGAACTGCTCACCAGAAAGGGTGCCAGGGTGGGAGACAAGGTTTGCGTAACAGGTTTTGCCGGCTCAGCCGGTGCTGCGCTGCACGCCATCGAGCATGCAATCCCGGTGCCCGACCGGTTGGTGAACGCTCTTCTTGAACCGTATCCGCGGGTAGCCGAAGCAAGGGAACTTGCACGCTCCGGCCTTGTGACGTCCATGATGGATACCAGCGATGGCCTTGCATTATCCCTTCACGATCTTGCCGACCTCAACAAGGTGGGATTCCGCATCCATGAGTCGGCACTTCCAGTACATGATGACGTCAGGAAGTATGTAACATTAGATCCGGACAAGCTGAAGGACCTTGCTCTCTATACAGGCGGGGATTTCGAATTACTGTTCACGGCTGCTCCTGATATACTTGATGAAGTATTTAAAGGATTTAATTTAAGTATAATCGGTGAAGTAGTTGAACAATCAGTTGGTATGATCATTGAACGCAAGGACGGGTCAAACCTGTCGATTAATAGAAAAGGTTATCTACAATTAGGAAATTAGAATTATGCACGATTAGTTTACACTATTCAGGAAAAAGGATGGAACAAAAATGAATAAAAACATTCGACTGCTTCTATTTGGATTTATACTGCTCATGCTCACGGGGGCCGCTATGGGTCTATCCGGCCCGAGTGGTCTTTCTGATACTGCTACCGGCCCTACCTGGATCACATGGAGCTGGACCAACCCTACAGACGCTGACTTTAACAGAACCAACATCTATATAGGCGGTTCCCAGGTAGCGACTTTAGGAAACGCAGTTTCAACTTATAATGCAACCGGTCTCTCTCCCAGCACCTCTTATGAGATACGCGTTGAAACCGTAAATACTACCGGCGTTGTGGGAGGTTCTCTGACCGATTCCGCATTAACCACTCCTGCGACCGACACTGTTGCTCCTGGCCCGGTAACGGGTCTAGCTGAATCCTCCACAGGCCCTACGTGGATCACATGGAGCTGGACCAACCCTGGTGATTCTGATTTCAATGGGACTATCATTTATATAGGAGGCTCCCAGGTAGCAACTCTGGGGAACTCTGTTTCAACTTATAACGCAACCGGCCTCAATGCAAGCACTTCCTATGTAATTGGTGTTGCCACTGTAGATATTGCCGGTAATGTGGGAAGCTCAGTCTCTGATTCTGCATTGACCACTTCTGCGACCGATACAATTGCTCCGGGTCCGGTAACTGGTCTTACTGCATCATCCATCACTGGAAGCAGTATCACATGGGGCTGGACAAATCCAGGCGATGCTGACTTTGCTGGAACTATCATTTATATCGATGGCTCACAAGTTACCACTCTCGGAAATACAACCAGTTCCTATACTGCCACCGGCCTGTCATCCAGTGCATCTCATTCAATCGGGGTCAGGACCAAAGATCTGAGTGGAAACCTTGGTAACTGGGCAAACGCCTCAGCTACAACGACCGCTGACACTGGTGAGCCTGGAAGCATAACTTCTTTAAGTGTGGATTCTAAAGGTTCTGACTGGATAAAGTGGAAATGGACAAATCCTACAGATTCTGATTTCGATCACGTAATGGTCTACATCAACAACGCCTTTGCTGCAAATGTATCGGCCAACTCTTATACGGCCACCAACCTGAGTGAAAGCACCAGCTATACAATAAAGCTTCACACGGTTGACGATGCAGGTAACATAAACAATGCAGATGTCACAAACACAACAAGTACATATCATAAATCCTATCTCACAGGTGACCGCATCTGGGATGAAAACGCAAACCAGTCAACAACTTATAAATGGGATGCAAAGAGTTTCTCCGGTTTCTTCTATGATCTGGAAACCGGTTTCAGTTCTGAAACAATGACGATCACTGACATTTCAAGGACCATAGGTGATGGGGATCTCGTCTACCGTACCGAACCTGTAGACAGTAACTTCGAGCATTCCGGCTGGGGTAAATACCAGGTCATCGGTTTCATGGCCGAGAAGTACTTTGCAGGATACACTTCCAATACTACCATCACTGGAGTTGACAGAGTCAGCCTGATATCTTCCGGTCAGCTCTCCAAGGTCCTTATTGATAATGATGACAAGAAATCAGTGTATTCCGGGTCTTCACTCACCCTTGAGGACGGGTACAAGCTCAACATCGTCCAGGTTGACAGGAACGGTGACAAGGTATTCGTGACCCTCACTAAGGACGGTGACGAGCTTGACAGTGCAGTGATCAGCGGAAGCGGTGACTACATCTATAAGACCGACCTCGGGGACAGCGATGACGTTGTTATCGTAGCTGTTCGCTTCACATCGATCTTTAGTGGTACCGAATCCAATGCTGTTACAATCCAGGGTATCTTCCAGATATCCGAGGACTACATCGAGATGGAGGACGGCGCAAGTTACGGCAAGATGGAGATCACAGGCTTCAGCGATGACTATATCGAGATGAAGAACGACGGCTCGATCTCTCTCTCCAAGGGGAAGACCATCCCTATCATGGGTAAGATCAAGTTCATAGTGGCTGACTCGAACACCCTGCGCTTTGCACCGTTCGTAGACATGTCCGCTCCGGGCAAATACGAGCTCCGCGGCACTGTAGCTGAAGAAACGGAATTACTCACATGGACTCCTCTGAATTTCGAAGGATTCTACTATGACATCGATGAGGGTATCCAGACAGAAAAGCTTGAGCTGAAAGAGATTAATGGAAGAACCATACCGAAGAACAAGCTGATCTATACAAGCACTCCGGCACAGGTATCATTCGAACATTCATCATGGGGTAAGTATAATGTGATCGGTTTCATGGCCGACAAGTACTTCGCAGGATACCCCTCGAATGCTTTCGGTAGCAGCAGCAGTGTGGATATCCTTTCGGACGGCCTGCTCTCAAAGGTCCTTATCGATGAGGATGATAAGAAGTCCGTGTATTCCGGTTCCTCACTCGTTCTTGAGGAAGGATATGCTCTCAACATCGTCCAGGTTGACAAGAACGGTGACAAGGTAATGGTGACACTTACAAAGGATGGGGATGAGGTAGACACTTCAATCATCAGTGGCAGTGGCACTTACATCTATGAGAAGGATCTTGGCGATTCCGATGATGTCCCGATAATCGCAATTAATTTTGACTCCATATTTGCCGGTACTGAGTCAAATGCAGTATTTGTCAAGGGTATCTTCCAGATATCGGAGGATTACCTCGAGATCGAGGACGGTGACACCTTTGGCAAGATGGAGGTCACAGGCATAGGTGGCAGCATCACGATGTCTAACAAGGATTCCATATCCCTGTCAAAGGGCAAATCCATAGCAATTATGGGTGATGTCAGCATCAATGTAGCAGATTCCAATACTGTAAGGTATTACCCATACGTGGAGGTTTCCACCAAGCCATCCCAGACACTGAGTGTGGACCTGGATCAGTCCATTGTCGCAAAAGGAAGCGATGTCACAGTCACCGTAACTTCCCGTGGTGCAGCAGTAAGTGAAGCCACCGTGAAAGCAGGCAGCTCGACAGTCGGAACGACAGACGATGAAGGCAGAATAACCTACACAGCCTCAAAGATAGGGACCTTTAAGATCACCGCAGAGAAGGACGGTTATGCGGAAGGAAGCAGTGAACTGGAAGTTATCTCTCCTGATGACGATTCAAGGAAGATAATCCTCGAGGTTTCCCCGCAGGAGGTCTATGAAGGTTCCTCTGTGACGTTCTTTGTCCTCAAGGCAATAGGAGGAGACCCTGTGGAAGGTGCAACAGTGAGCTATGACGGCAAGTCCATCGGTTCCACGTCTTCCCAGGGAACGGTCACATATACGGTAACCAATCCGGGCATGCACAAGCTAACGGCAGTGAAGAGCGGTTTCCTCGATGCTTCGATGAACCTTGAGGTCAAGGAACTTGCAGCCAAGTTCGAATTCACCAACCTGGTCATAACTCCGCTTGATGTCAGGCAGGGCAAGGAAGCGACTTTCAGTGTCGATGTAAAGAACGTGGGTACGGCAGCAGGCAATTATACTGTCGACCTCAAGGTCAACGATACTGTCGTTGGCACCAAGACCGTAAGCCTTGACATAGGTGAATCCGAAACCCTCGAGTTCAAGCATGCTGAAAAGGAACCGGGCACTTACACTGTAAAGATCGCTGATCTTACCACGACCTATGAAGTGTTCGAGAGATCAGGCTTTATCTGGTATGCCCTCGGAGCTATTGCAGTAGTGATTGTAGGAGGACTTGGATACCTGTTCACGGCAGGAGGCTGGACCGTTGATATGGCTCAGGCAAAAGTAGACGAAGCAATACAGACCATACAGGAGCTTGTCAGCAAGCGCTGATAGCTCCGAACCCTCTTTTCCAAAAGCGGATTTCTTTTTCCGCTTTCCATTTTTTACCCTATCTTTTTGGCCACAAGCTCTATAGCTTCTATGAGACTGTCCTTTGGCATGATCGTGGCGACAGGTATCCTCAATATCTTCTCTACGGTAGGGCTTACAATAGGTGCGCACACGAGGGCCTTGGCACCATCCCTTTCAGCCCGCACGGCCGCAATGATAGCTTCCTCCATGGAGGTTGCTGAATACTCCCTGATAGTACAGAGGTTCCCGCATATCTTTCTCTTTGTTTCGCTAATATTATCCAGCACCGGCCGGGCGGCAATCACAGCTATGAAGTTCCCTTTTTCAGACCCTTCTATTTTCTTGATGGTTTTTATTATCTGGCGAAGGGTCTTCATATTTGGCTCTCTTTTACCTGACATTACCTTGTACAGTGTGCTCTGCGGTATGTCGGCCTTTTCTGCGAACTCCAGCGCAGTAAGCCCAAGTTCGTCCTTGATCACCTTTGAGAGAGTCTCTCTGAACCTGTCGTCGGACTCCAGCACGGCATCGATTATTTTGTCAGCTGCGTTCATTTATTCCACTCTTTACTCCTTAACTACTATCCTCTAAAGGCAATGTAGTGTGATATATTAATACCTTTGGGTCATCAATGCGAACTTAACGGTAATTTATATAATCTATATTGTCATGCTTTCAAAAAAAGAACAAAAAAGAGGAACAATTGGTGAGAACATGCATTCTAAAGGACATCGAAACACATATGCACTTTTGCTTTTAGTCATTATTGTTGTTTCAGCCGTACTTATATCCGGCTGTACCGAACAGGATACAGGGGATGAACAGCAGCAGGAATTGTCTTCCCTTACATTCGGATACCAGCCCAGCACCCATCAGATAGCCTACCTGACCGCAAAGGACCAGGGCTGGTGGAATGAAAGCCTTTCTCCTCTGGGAGTGCAGAGGATCAACGACAGGTTATTCCCTACCGGAGCTCCTGAAATGTCTGCAATGCTCGCAGGAGAGATAGATGTGGCCTATGTGGGAGCTGCGCCGGTTGTAGCAGCTGTTGCGAACGGGCTTGACGCCAAGATCGTTGCAACTGCACAGATCCAGGGCTCTGACATTGTGTTGCGTAACGGATTGCCTTATGAGGGTCCTGAGGACCTAAGAGGCTTAAGGATAGCGACTTTCCCCCCGGGAACCATACAGGATACCCTTTTGAGAGAATGGCTCGCAGCTAATGGTATCAATCCCGAAAGAGATGTAACCATTTTGCCAATGGGGCCGGGCGATGCCGTAACAGCGCTTTCTGCAGGACAGGTTGATGCAGTATTCCTCCCTCATCCCTCACCCACTGAGATAGAAGTACAGGGTATTGGCCGATCAGTCGTCCAATCCGGGGAAATGCTGGAAGACCACGCATGCTGCGTCGTCTTAGTAAGTGGAAGACTCATCAGAGAACATCCTGATGTAGTGCAGCAGATCGTTGCAACTCATGTGCGTGCGACAGAGTATGATAACGGGCATGTCAGTGAAGCAGCAGCAACTTTTGCCGCCGACCAGGACATGGATGTAGCGGTTGTGGAGAAGTCCCTTCAGGACTGGGACGGTACCTGGATAGCTGATCCGAACGTCATCATAGACTCAACTATCGAGTATGCACAGGTCCAGTATGACCAGGGCACCATAAACAAGCAACTCACACAGGACGACCTTTTTGATCTGAGCTTCTATGAAGCTCTTGATCAGTAATTTTTTGAACCGCAAGTTGAATAAGCATAAAAACGTTGAATAACTGCTTACAGAACCTTCGTTCTATATGCGGAGAGATCATGGCCAGAGGACGCTTTCAAAAATTAAAGAATAAGGGTGTGGAGATATTATCAGTAATCTCTGCAGTTATAATATGGCAACTTGTAGCTGATTACATTGTCCGGAACAGGTTTTTCCTTCCCAGTTTCACTGATGTTGCTGAGGCATTTCTTATCACTGTTTCAAGACAGGGCATATTCCCTTTCATGGGAATGGATATGGAACTTCCGGTTCTGTTGGTTGATACCCTTTACAGCCTCATGCACTTCTCAATTGGTCTTGTGGCTGCTCTTGTCATAGGCATACCGGTAGGTATGATCATGGGATGGTTCAGGTCACTTGAAAGGGTCTTTGACCCTATTATAGAGATAATACGCCCGATACCTCCTCTGGCATGGATCCCCTTTGCAATAATATGGATAGGCCTCAACCCATTCGGAGCAGGCTTTGTTATATTTGTAGGCGCCCTCTTCCCTATAATAATAAACACTTTCACCGGGTTCAAAAGTGTTCCGAGGATATATGTTGAAGCTGCAAAGGTGCTGGGTTGTACCGCTGACCATGATCTTATAAGGCGCATAGCAATACCGTCAGCCCTTCCGTCCATTGCGGCAGGCATCAGGATAGCCATGGGCGTAGGCTGGATGTGCCTTGTTGCGGCTGAGATGTTCGGCGTTAGCAGGAACGGTCTCGGTTTCAAGATATGGCACAATTATTACCTTCACCGCATGGATTTTGTGCTCGTCTATATGCTTGTCCTGGGATTCCTGGGACTCTTGATCGACAGGGCATTCAGATCATACCTTGAGGAAAAGTTCTTCAAGTGGCGCACAGGGGTGGTGATGTAAAATGGGCAGGGTGAACATCAGGGGAGTATCCAGGAAATTCGTGAAAGATGAAGCATCCCAGACCCTCGCTCTTGACAACGTAAGCCTGGACATCGCGGACAAGGAGTTTGTCTGTTTCATAGGTCCGTCAGGGTGTGGAAAGACAACTTTGCTCAGGATAGTATCGGGTCTTGATCTTCCCGATGCCGGTGAGGTCTTTGTGGATAATGAGAGGATCCTCTCTCCCGGACCCAAGAGGGGCATGGTCTTCCAGGAGTATTCCCTTTTCCCCTGGAAGTCGGTAATGGACAACATCATATTCGGTCCGCAGATGAGAGGGATCAGGAAGAAGGATGCCATTGAAGAAGCGCAAAAGTATCTGGAACTTGTAGGTCTTGAACAGTTCAGGGACAGTTATCCGCATGAGCTCTCAGGAGGTATGAAGCAGAGGGTTGCCATAGCCCGTGCTCTTGCAAATGAACCTGAGGTGCTCCTCATGGACGAACCCTTCGGCGCCCTCGATGCCCAGACGAGGAACACGCTACAGCATGAGCTCCTCAGCATATGGCAAAAAAAGAACATCACGATCCTCTTTGTCACTCACAGCGTGGATGAGGCAGTCTTCCTTGCAGACCGGATCATGATAATGACAGCAAGGCCGGGCAAGATAAAGGAAGTAATAAAGGTCGATATACCGAGGCTGCGTGACAGGACGAGCCTGGAAGTCAACCAGCTGCGCAACCGTGTCCTGAGATTGCTTGCAGAAGAACAGAAAAAGTGATTTAATGCACTTTTTCCCGGTTTCATTCCCCGCGGACGATCACCTTTGTGCCTGATTCTATTTCCTTTATATGGACCTGGCCTATCAGTTCAAGCGTTGTGCTGGCCTTAGCAAAATTTATAGAGCATCCGGGACGTATCGAGATAGTTCCTCCTGCTATGGCCGAACCTTCCACATTTACGCGGTCAAAGAGCTTAAGATCATTGTATGCTTCAACATCGCCCTTGATCTCGCATCCGGGTCCTATGACAATATCGTCTGCTTTGATTCTCCCCTTTACTGAAGAGTTCTTGCCTAGCTTCAGAGTACCTTTTACAGTGAGATCTTGCCAGAAAGAGGATGCTGCACCTGCGATGAAGTTCCCGTCAATGGTTACATCGTCTTCAAAGTATGATCGTCTCCTGGCAATATATGTGTTTGAAGCCTTATGATATCTAAGATCCGCACTCATCTCATTCACCTGACCTACTCTATACTTTAGTTGATTATAAATTCATTGTATCTGACTATCCATTCCAATGTTCCTGCATGCAGGGCCGGGGATGCTCTTTCCCTTATACTATAACAGGTGTTTTCAGCATGCTTCTAATAACAAGCATTATATATAACAACATATATACAATTATGTATTTCCGGGCTTTTGAATAATAATTCAGAGATCTGGTTAGTTTTCATGGATTGGGGTGGATGAATGGTCAATACTAGTAAAGAACATCAGTTAACAGAGAACATTGGTACTGGTCGATCACCCGGGCCTGTTCCTCTTCCCCTATTACAATGTAATCCTATCTCTGGAAATCTGGGTGAGGCGAAGAGATTTTTCGACACCCTGAACGTGCCTATCCTTGTAGTGGATAATGAGCATACGGTCCTGTCCGTTAACCGTATGGCTGAATCCCTGTTTGGCCGCAAGGATGATGAGCTTGCAGGCAGAAACTGGCTGGACACACTGGTCCATGAGAGCTCCAGGGAACTCCTAAAACATGCTTTCCATAATCTCCTGTCCGGAGACACTGTCCTTTCCGAGCCTCCCTGCTCGAAAATGGCCGTTAAGGATATTCCCGAAATGATAATCTCCTGGAACATTACTTCCCTGAA
Proteins encoded:
- the thiL gene encoding thiamine-phosphate kinase, which produces MRSGPVSEIGERPLIGLLTGIFNKTRNPHLIVGPGHDDCAVLEISEDEYLVVTTDMLHRKTDFPLQMTGWQVGWMSAAVNLSDIASMGASPVGFLSAIGLPRDTDVAFVEDIARGMADCAKACGTSVIGGDIDTHDELTITGTALGTVRKEELLTRKGARVGDKVCVTGFAGSAGAALHAIEHAIPVPDRLVNALLEPYPRVAEARELARSGLVTSMMDTSDGLALSLHDLADLNKVGFRIHESALPVHDDVRKYVTLDPDKLKDLALYTGGDFELLFTAAPDILDEVFKGFNLSIIGEVVEQSVGMIIERKDGSNLSINRKGYLQLGN
- a CDS encoding S-layer protein domain-containing protein, producing the protein MNKNIRLLLFGFILLMLTGAAMGLSGPSGLSDTATGPTWITWSWTNPTDADFNRTNIYIGGSQVATLGNAVSTYNATGLSPSTSYEIRVETVNTTGVVGGSLTDSALTTPATDTVAPGPVTGLAESSTGPTWITWSWTNPGDSDFNGTIIYIGGSQVATLGNSVSTYNATGLNASTSYVIGVATVDIAGNVGSSVSDSALTTSATDTIAPGPVTGLTASSITGSSITWGWTNPGDADFAGTIIYIDGSQVTTLGNTTSSYTATGLSSSASHSIGVRTKDLSGNLGNWANASATTTADTGEPGSITSLSVDSKGSDWIKWKWTNPTDSDFDHVMVYINNAFAANVSANSYTATNLSESTSYTIKLHTVDDAGNINNADVTNTTSTYHKSYLTGDRIWDENANQSTTYKWDAKSFSGFFYDLETGFSSETMTITDISRTIGDGDLVYRTEPVDSNFEHSGWGKYQVIGFMAEKYFAGYTSNTTITGVDRVSLISSGQLSKVLIDNDDKKSVYSGSSLTLEDGYKLNIVQVDRNGDKVFVTLTKDGDELDSAVISGSGDYIYKTDLGDSDDVVIVAVRFTSIFSGTESNAVTIQGIFQISEDYIEMEDGASYGKMEITGFSDDYIEMKNDGSISLSKGKTIPIMGKIKFIVADSNTLRFAPFVDMSAPGKYELRGTVAEETELLTWTPLNFEGFYYDIDEGIQTEKLELKEINGRTIPKNKLIYTSTPAQVSFEHSSWGKYNVIGFMADKYFAGYPSNAFGSSSSVDILSDGLLSKVLIDEDDKKSVYSGSSLVLEEGYALNIVQVDKNGDKVMVTLTKDGDEVDTSIISGSGTYIYEKDLGDSDDVPIIAINFDSIFAGTESNAVFVKGIFQISEDYLEIEDGDTFGKMEVTGIGGSITMSNKDSISLSKGKSIAIMGDVSINVADSNTVRYYPYVEVSTKPSQTLSVDLDQSIVAKGSDVTVTVTSRGAAVSEATVKAGSSTVGTTDDEGRITYTASKIGTFKITAEKDGYAEGSSELEVISPDDDSRKIILEVSPQEVYEGSSVTFFVLKAIGGDPVEGATVSYDGKSIGSTSSQGTVTYTVTNPGMHKLTAVKSGFLDASMNLEVKELAAKFEFTNLVITPLDVRQGKEATFSVDVKNVGTAAGNYTVDLKVNDTVVGTKTVSLDIGESETLEFKHAEKEPGTYTVKIADLTTTYEVFERSGFIWYALGAIAVVIVGGLGYLFTAGGWTVDMAQAKVDEAIQTIQELVSKR
- a CDS encoding helix-turn-helix domain-containing protein, translating into MNAADKIIDAVLESDDRFRETLSKVIKDELGLTALEFAEKADIPQSTLYKVMSGKREPNMKTLRQIIKTIKKIEGSEKGNFIAVIAARPVLDNISETKRKICGNLCTIREYSATSMEEAIIAAVRAERDGAKALVCAPIVSPTVEKILRIPVATIMPKDSLIEAIELVAKKIG
- a CDS encoding ABC transporter substrate-binding protein; its protein translation is MHSKGHRNTYALLLLVIIVVSAVLISGCTEQDTGDEQQQELSSLTFGYQPSTHQIAYLTAKDQGWWNESLSPLGVQRINDRLFPTGAPEMSAMLAGEIDVAYVGAAPVVAAVANGLDAKIVATAQIQGSDIVLRNGLPYEGPEDLRGLRIATFPPGTIQDTLLREWLAANGINPERDVTILPMGPGDAVTALSAGQVDAVFLPHPSPTEIEVQGIGRSVVQSGEMLEDHACCVVLVSGRLIREHPDVVQQIVATHVRATEYDNGHVSEAAATFAADQDMDVAVVEKSLQDWDGTWIADPNVIIDSTIEYAQVQYDQGTINKQLTQDDLFDLSFYEALDQ
- a CDS encoding ABC transporter permease codes for the protein MARGRFQKLKNKGVEILSVISAVIIWQLVADYIVRNRFFLPSFTDVAEAFLITVSRQGIFPFMGMDMELPVLLVDTLYSLMHFSIGLVAALVIGIPVGMIMGWFRSLERVFDPIIEIIRPIPPLAWIPFAIIWIGLNPFGAGFVIFVGALFPIIINTFTGFKSVPRIYVEAAKVLGCTADHDLIRRIAIPSALPSIAAGIRIAMGVGWMCLVAAEMFGVSRNGLGFKIWHNYYLHRMDFVLVYMLVLGFLGLLIDRAFRSYLEEKFFKWRTGVVM
- a CDS encoding ABC transporter ATP-binding protein, producing MGRVNIRGVSRKFVKDEASQTLALDNVSLDIADKEFVCFIGPSGCGKTTLLRIVSGLDLPDAGEVFVDNERILSPGPKRGMVFQEYSLFPWKSVMDNIIFGPQMRGIRKKDAIEEAQKYLELVGLEQFRDSYPHELSGGMKQRVAIARALANEPEVLLMDEPFGALDAQTRNTLQHELLSIWQKKNITILFVTHSVDEAVFLADRIMIMTARPGKIKEVIKVDIPRLRDRTSLEVNQLRNRVLRLLAEEQKK
- a CDS encoding bactofilin family protein, which codes for MSADLRYHKASNTYIARRRSYFEDDVTIDGNFIAGAASSFWQDLTVKGTLKLGKNSSVKGRIKADDIVIGPGCEIKGDVEAYNDLKLFDRVNVEGSAIAGGTISIRPGCSINFAKASTTLELIGQVHIKEIESGTKVIVRGE